One Homo sapiens chromosome 3, GRCh38.p14 Primary Assembly genomic window carries:
- the BTD gene encoding biotinidase isoform 12 precursor (isoform 12 precursor is encoded by transcript variant 41) — MSGARSKLALFLCGCYVVALGAHTGEESVADHHEAEYYVAAVYEHPSILSLNPLALISRQEALELMNQNLDIYEQQVMTAAQKDVQIIVFPEDGIHGFNFTRTSIYPFLDFMPSPQVVRWNPCLEPHRFNDTESLLGHPS; from the exons ATGTCTGGAGCCAGAAGTAAGCTTGCTCTTTTCCTCTGCGGCTGTTACGTGGTTGCCCTGGGAGCCCACACCGGGGAGGAGAGCGTGGCTGACCATCACGAGGCTGAATATTATGTGGCTGCCGTGTATGAGCATCCATCCATCCTGAGTCTGAACCCTCTGGCTCTCATCAGCCGCCAAGAGGCCTTGGAGCTCATGAACCAGAACCTTGACATCTATGAACAGCAAGTGATGACTGCAGCCCAAAAG gATGTACAGATTATAGTGTTTCCAGAAGATGGCATTCATGGATTCAACTTTACAAGaacatccatttatccatttttggaCTTCATGCCGTCTCCCCAGGTGGTCAGGTGGAACCCATGCCTGGAGCCTCACCGCTTCAATGACACAGAG
- the BTD gene encoding biotinidase isoform 10 precursor (isoform 10 precursor is encoded by transcript variant 39) has translation MSGARSKLALFLCGCYVVALGAHTGEESVADHHEAEYYVAAVYEHPSILSLNPLALISRQEALELMNQNLDIYEQQVMTAAQKDVQIIVFPEDGIHGFNFTRTSIYPFLDFMPSPQVVRWNPCLEPHRFNDTELLFLRPKFTFCTASAPPDL, from the exons ATGTCTGGAGCCAGAAGTAAGCTTGCTCTTTTCCTCTGCGGCTGTTACGTGGTTGCCCTGGGAGCCCACACCGGGGAGGAGAGCGTGGCTGACCATCACGAGGCTGAATATTATGTGGCTGCCGTGTATGAGCATCCATCCATCCTGAGTCTGAACCCTCTGGCTCTCATCAGCCGCCAAGAGGCCTTGGAGCTCATGAACCAGAACCTTGACATCTATGAACAGCAAGTGATGACTGCAGCCCAAAAG gATGTACAGATTATAGTGTTTCCAGAAGATGGCATTCATGGATTCAACTTTACAAGaacatccatttatccatttttggaCTTCATGCCGTCTCCCCAGGTGGTCAGGTGGAACCCATGCCTGGAGCCTCACCGCTTCAATGACACAGAG TTGCTGTTCCTCAGGCCAAAGTTCACATTCTGCACAGCCTCAGCTCCGCCTGACCTCTGA
- the BTD gene encoding biotinidase isoform 6 precursor (isoform 6 precursor is encoded by transcript variant 24) has product MSGARSKLALFLCGCYVVALGAHTGEESVADHHEAEYYVAAVYEHPSILSLNPLALISRQEALELMNQNLDIYEQQVMTAAQKDVQIIVFPEDGIHGFNFTRTSIYPFLDFMPSPQVVRWNPCLEPHRFNDTEVLQRLSCMAIRGDMFLVANLGTKEPCHSSDPRCPKDGRYQFNTNVVFSNNGTLVDRYRKHNLYFEAAFDVPLKVDLITFDTPFAGRFGIFTCFDILFFDPAIRVLRDYKVKHVVYPTAWMNQLPLLAAIEIQKAFAVAFGINVLAANVHHPVLGMTGSGIHTPLESFWYHDMENPKSHLIIAQVAKNPVGLIGAENATGETDPSHRSHSVAQTGVEWHDLSSPKPLPPRLK; this is encoded by the exons ATGTCTGGAGCCAGAAGTAAGCTTGCTCTTTTCCTCTGCGGCTGTTACGTGGTTGCCCTGGGAGCCCACACCGGGGAGGAGAGCGTGGCTGACCATCACGAGGCTGAATATTATGTGGCTGCCGTGTATGAGCATCCATCCATCCTGAGTCTGAACCCTCTGGCTCTCATCAGCCGCCAAGAGGCCTTGGAGCTCATGAACCAGAACCTTGACATCTATGAACAGCAAGTGATGACTGCAGCCCAAAAG gATGTACAGATTATAGTGTTTCCAGAAGATGGCATTCATGGATTCAACTTTACAAGaacatccatttatccatttttggaCTTCATGCCGTCTCCCCAGGTGGTCAGGTGGAACCCATGCCTGGAGCCTCACCGCTTCAATGACACAGAG GTGCTCCAGCGCCTGAGTTGTATGGCCATCAGGGGAGATATGTTCTTGGTGGCCAATCTTGGGACAAAGGAGCCTTGTCATAGCAGTGACCCAAGGTGCCCAAAAGATGGGAGATACCAGTTCAACACAAATGTCGTGTTCAGCAATAATGGAACCCTTGTTGACCGCTACCGTAAACACAACCTCTACTTTGAGGCAGCATTCGATGTTCCTCTTAAAGTGGATCTCATCACCTTTGATACCCCCTTTGCTGGCAGGTTTGGCATCTTCACATGCTTTGATATATTGTTCTTTGACCCTGCCATCAGAGTCCTCAGAGACTACAAGGTGAAGCATGTTGTGTACCCAACTGCCTGGATGAACCAGCTCCCACTCTTGGCAGCAATTGAGATTCAGAAAGCTTTTGCTGTTGCCTTTGGCATCAACGTTCTGGCAGCTAATGTCCACCACCCAGTTCTGGGGATGACAGGAAGTGGCATACACACCCCTCTGGAGTCCTTTTGGTACCATGACATGGAAAATCCCAAAAGTCACCTTATAATTGCCCAGGTGGCCAAAAATCCAGTGGGTCTCATTGGTGCAGAGAATGCAACAGGTGAAACGGACCCATCCcata
- the BTD gene encoding biotinidase isoform 1 precursor (isoform 1 precursor is encoded by transcript variant 21), translated as MSGARSKLALFLCGCYVVALGAHTGEESVADHHEAEYYVAAVYEHPSILSLNPLALISRQEALELMNQNLDIYEQQVMTAAQKDVQIIVFPEDGIHGFNFTRTSIYPFLDFMPSPQVVRWNPCLEPHRFNDTEVLQRLSCMAIRGDMFLVANLGTKEPCHSSDPRCPKDGRYQFNTNVVFSNNGTLVDRYRKHNLYFEAAFDVPLKVDLITFDTPFAGRFGIFTCFDILFFDPAIRVLRDYKVKHVVYPTAWMNQLPLLAAIEIQKAFAVAFGINVLAANVHHPVLGMTGSGIHTPLESFWYHDMENPKSHLIIAQVAKNPVGLIGAENATGETDPSHSKFLKILSGDPYCEKDAQEVHCDEATKWNVNAPPTFHSEMMYDNFTLVPVWGKEGYLHVCSNGLCCYLLYERPTLSKELYALGVFDGLHTVHGTYYIQVCALVRCGGLGFDTCGQEITEATGIFEFHLWGNFSTSYIFPLFLTSGMTLEVPDQLGWENDHYFLRKSRLSSGLVTAALYGRLYERD; from the exons ATGTCTGGAGCCAGAAGTAAGCTTGCTCTTTTCCTCTGCGGCTGTTACGTGGTTGCCCTGGGAGCCCACACCGGGGAGGAGAGCGTGGCTGACCATCACGAGGCTGAATATTATGTGGCTGCCGTGTATGAGCATCCATCCATCCTGAGTCTGAACCCTCTGGCTCTCATCAGCCGCCAAGAGGCCTTGGAGCTCATGAACCAGAACCTTGACATCTATGAACAGCAAGTGATGACTGCAGCCCAAAAG gATGTACAGATTATAGTGTTTCCAGAAGATGGCATTCATGGATTCAACTTTACAAGaacatccatttatccatttttggaCTTCATGCCGTCTCCCCAGGTGGTCAGGTGGAACCCATGCCTGGAGCCTCACCGCTTCAATGACACAGAG GTGCTCCAGCGCCTGAGTTGTATGGCCATCAGGGGAGATATGTTCTTGGTGGCCAATCTTGGGACAAAGGAGCCTTGTCATAGCAGTGACCCAAGGTGCCCAAAAGATGGGAGATACCAGTTCAACACAAATGTCGTGTTCAGCAATAATGGAACCCTTGTTGACCGCTACCGTAAACACAACCTCTACTTTGAGGCAGCATTCGATGTTCCTCTTAAAGTGGATCTCATCACCTTTGATACCCCCTTTGCTGGCAGGTTTGGCATCTTCACATGCTTTGATATATTGTTCTTTGACCCTGCCATCAGAGTCCTCAGAGACTACAAGGTGAAGCATGTTGTGTACCCAACTGCCTGGATGAACCAGCTCCCACTCTTGGCAGCAATTGAGATTCAGAAAGCTTTTGCTGTTGCCTTTGGCATCAACGTTCTGGCAGCTAATGTCCACCACCCAGTTCTGGGGATGACAGGAAGTGGCATACACACCCCTCTGGAGTCCTTTTGGTACCATGACATGGAAAATCCCAAAAGTCACCTTATAATTGCCCAGGTGGCCAAAAATCCAGTGGGTCTCATTGGTGCAGAGAATGCAACAGGTGAAACGGACCCATCCcatagtaagtttttaaaaattttgtcaggCGATCCGTACTGTGAGAAGGATGCTCAGGAAGTCCACTGTGATGAGGCCACCAAGTGGAACGTGAATGCTCCTCCCACATTTCACTCTGAGATGATGTATGACAATTTCACCCTGGTCCCTGTCTGGGGAAAGGAAGGCTATCTCCACGTCTGTTCCAATGGCCTCTGCTGTTATTTACTTTACGAGAGGCCCACCTTATCCAAAGAGCTGTATGCCCTGGGGGTCTTTGATGGGCTTCACACAGTACATGGCACTTACTACATCCAAGTGTGTGCCCTGGTCAGGTGTGGGGGTCTTGGCTTCGACACCTGTGGACAGGAAATCACAGAGGCCACGGGGATATTTGAGTTTCACCTGTGGGGCAACTTCAGTACTTCCTAtatctttcctttgtttctgacCTCAGGGATGACCCTAGAAGTCCCTGACCAGCTTGGCTGGGAGAATGACCACTATTTCCTGAGGAAAAGTAGGCTGTCCTCTGGGCTGGTGACGGCGGCTCTCTATGGGCGCTTGTATGAGAGGGACTAG
- the BTD gene encoding biotinidase isoform 9 precursor (isoform 9 precursor is encoded by transcript variant 26), with protein MSGARSKLALFLCGCYVVALGAHTGEESVADHHEAEYYVAAVYEHPSILSLNPLALISRQEALELMNQNLDIYEQQVMTAAQKVAVDVTGSSGPSQPGNTGCCQDVQIIVFPEDGIHGFNFTRTSIYPFLDFMPSPQVVRWNPCLEPHRFNDTEVIPAFFLSRLRVHRGDLSQGPEAVTC; from the exons ATGTCTGGAGCCAGAAGTAAGCTTGCTCTTTTCCTCTGCGGCTGTTACGTGGTTGCCCTGGGAGCCCACACCGGGGAGGAGAGCGTGGCTGACCATCACGAGGCTGAATATTATGTGGCTGCCGTGTATGAGCATCCATCCATCCTGAGTCTGAACCCTCTGGCTCTCATCAGCCGCCAAGAGGCCTTGGAGCTCATGAACCAGAACCTTGACATCTATGAACAGCAAGTGATGACTGCAGCCCAAAAG gTTGCTGTAGATGTCACAGGGAGTTCCGGGCCATCACAGCCAGGGAACACAGGATGTTGCCAG gATGTACAGATTATAGTGTTTCCAGAAGATGGCATTCATGGATTCAACTTTACAAGaacatccatttatccatttttggaCTTCATGCCGTCTCCCCAGGTGGTCAGGTGGAACCCATGCCTGGAGCCTCACCGCTTCAATGACACAGAGGTGATTCCTGCCTTTTTCCTCAGTAGGCTGAGGGTACACAGAGGTGATCTAAGTCAGGGACCAGAAGCTGTGACATGTTAA
- the BTD gene encoding biotinidase isoform 5 precursor (isoform 5 precursor is encoded by transcript variant 27), producing MSGARSKLALFLCGCYVVALGAHTGEESVADHHEAEYYVAAVYEHPSILSLNPLALISRQEALELMNQNLDIYEQQVMTAAQKDVQIIVFPEDGIHGFNFTRTSIYPFLDFMPSPQVVRWNPCLEPHRFNDTEVIPAFFLSRLRVHRGDLSQGPEAVTC from the exons ATGTCTGGAGCCAGAAGTAAGCTTGCTCTTTTCCTCTGCGGCTGTTACGTGGTTGCCCTGGGAGCCCACACCGGGGAGGAGAGCGTGGCTGACCATCACGAGGCTGAATATTATGTGGCTGCCGTGTATGAGCATCCATCCATCCTGAGTCTGAACCCTCTGGCTCTCATCAGCCGCCAAGAGGCCTTGGAGCTCATGAACCAGAACCTTGACATCTATGAACAGCAAGTGATGACTGCAGCCCAAAAG gATGTACAGATTATAGTGTTTCCAGAAGATGGCATTCATGGATTCAACTTTACAAGaacatccatttatccatttttggaCTTCATGCCGTCTCCCCAGGTGGTCAGGTGGAACCCATGCCTGGAGCCTCACCGCTTCAATGACACAGAGGTGATTCCTGCCTTTTTCCTCAGTAGGCTGAGGGTACACAGAGGTGATCTAAGTCAGGGACCAGAAGCTGTGACATGTTAA
- the BTD gene encoding biotinidase isoform 7 precursor (isoform 7 precursor is encoded by transcript variant 8), translating to MSGARSKLALFLCGCYVVALGAHTGEESVADHHEAEYYVAAVYEHPSILSLNPLALISRQEALELMNQNLDIYEQQVMTAAQKDVQIIVFPEDGIHGFNFTRTSIYPFLDFMPSPQVVRWNPCLEPHRFNDTEASYVEVRF from the exons ATGTCTGGAGCCAGAAGTAAGCTTGCTCTTTTCCTCTGCGGCTGTTACGTGGTTGCCCTGGGAGCCCACACCGGGGAGGAGAGCGTGGCTGACCATCACGAGGCTGAATATTATGTGGCTGCCGTGTATGAGCATCCATCCATCCTGAGTCTGAACCCTCTGGCTCTCATCAGCCGCCAAGAGGCCTTGGAGCTCATGAACCAGAACCTTGACATCTATGAACAGCAAGTGATGACTGCAGCCCAAAAG gATGTACAGATTATAGTGTTTCCAGAAGATGGCATTCATGGATTCAACTTTACAAGaacatccatttatccatttttggaCTTCATGCCGTCTCCCCAGGTGGTCAGGTGGAACCCATGCCTGGAGCCTCACCGCTTCAATGACACAGAG
- the BTD gene encoding biotinidase isoform 11 precursor (isoform 11 precursor is encoded by transcript variant 40): MSGARSKLALFLCGCYVVALGAHTGEESVADHHEAEYYVAAVYEHPSILSLNPLALISRQEALELMNQNLDIYEQQVMTAAQKDVQIIVFPEDGIHGFNFTRTSIYPFLDFMPSPQVVRWNPCLEPHRFNDTEEQGFIMLPRVQ, translated from the exons ATGTCTGGAGCCAGAAGTAAGCTTGCTCTTTTCCTCTGCGGCTGTTACGTGGTTGCCCTGGGAGCCCACACCGGGGAGGAGAGCGTGGCTGACCATCACGAGGCTGAATATTATGTGGCTGCCGTGTATGAGCATCCATCCATCCTGAGTCTGAACCCTCTGGCTCTCATCAGCCGCCAAGAGGCCTTGGAGCTCATGAACCAGAACCTTGACATCTATGAACAGCAAGTGATGACTGCAGCCCAAAAG gATGTACAGATTATAGTGTTTCCAGAAGATGGCATTCATGGATTCAACTTTACAAGaacatccatttatccatttttggaCTTCATGCCGTCTCCCCAGGTGGTCAGGTGGAACCCATGCCTGGAGCCTCACCGCTTCAATGACACAGAG